The Musa acuminata AAA Group cultivar baxijiao chromosome BXJ2-5, Cavendish_Baxijiao_AAA, whole genome shotgun sequence genomic interval tattttataatccaaATAATATCTTTGTATAGATATTTCAAGATAATGATGAATCTTAAAAAGCCTTAAAAGATTGTGATTCAAAAAGAGAATATAAGAAGAGGTTGAAGGTGATACTAATCCTAATATTTATGATGCATTAGATGTCATTGGTGAGTGAGTTGTTTTAAGTGAGGACATGTATGTTAATATTGAATAAGTGCTTTTTGAATACGATTGTAGCCAAGAATATATTAAACACACCACTTCTCTTTTTGTTGGTTAGGTATGCTATTATGaagcatgaaaattattttattatatattttttatccatacTATTTTATAATCTAAATAATATCTTTGTATATATATTTCAAGATAGGGATGAATTTTAAAATTCCTTAAAAGATTATGTGACTTGAAGAAACTTTGAGGTCAGTTTGCAGGTGGCTGATTGTGCAGCCCCCTACAGCACCAACCTGGAATGTGACTTGTGCTTGTGCATGGCCTGCTCGCTTGCGGCTACTGTTCTCGTGCGACCGCCGCCTGGACGCGGGTCCTGCCTATGCGCGGTCGTCGGTGTGTATATTACTGCCCATGCGGTTGCCTATGCAATCAGCCCAGTGCTCGACTTGTGCTCGCGAGTGGCTACCACGGGCATAGTTGTCGTTTGTGTGCACGGTTGTTGTGGCACGCACGTTGCCCGACGTAGTTGCTGCTGCCAAAAGATATGTTAATCATATGCAGTAAGGTCAATAGCACCGTTGTACATTGACCTGTTTTGCGATCATTGAAGATCGTATTTATAAGAAATCTAACATTGCCCCCAAGTAGAtaacaaaacaaaataaataGGAATACAGATCGATAAAAATATGAATTATTCAAGCATCATAAATTAGAAAACAATATATCAAAAGTATTTGATTTTCTGACACcaattgtaagtataaaaactattatatgctatatgaaatgtgaaaataatcttttatattaggattgaaatcaaataacattatatttgttttatgatatatataccttttgatgtcatttgAAAGGGCTGATATGCAAAAGACACCATCTTTAGATCTAAAACCGTTGTCATTCTAGAACTAGACTCTCTCTAATATCTCAATTGGATTACTTAGATCCTTCttatctcttcctatcctttcacaggattaCTTAGATTGATGGTAATATCTCAACTGCATCCTTTATGATATGCGTAACATATCTTTTTCGGTCCCTAAAAGTCCTATCTAATTATAAGCGAAAGTAGAGGATCTATGATAAGTTATTAGAGAacccctaaggaatcctactataatatacatattcttttattatatcgaattaattttattttattatatatcttatcgatGATCAAATAACGCAGGTTCTATACAGCCGCAGCCAACGTCGGAGATTCACAATGCCACCACTCGCACCCAACTCCATGACACAATACAGTTTGACAGTGAGTATACGTAATTTGCTGGTGAATCTTTGGGTGGATTTATTATGATGGAGGAAGTTTGACCGTAAAGTAATTGAAGATAGAAATAAGAGGTTTCGTTCTGTTTAGCTTTCAGAATTAATATGTGTGATTACTTGCATCTCAGAATTATTCTTGTACCCAAGTTTGATTCAGTTGGGTGATGGCTGGTATCATCAATCAACGTAATGTGTTTAATTAAAGGGTAAAATATTAGAATCTTATCGTTTTAAGACTCCCAACTCACCGACATGCCAACCTcgtgttgctgttgttgttgttgttcacaCGAAGCATTTGATTCCAAACGCACTCAGCCGCATCTCTCTCGGCTCAACAGCACGAAGATGGGAGTCCTTTCACGTGTACATAAGAATTTGACCTATGATACTCTGTGCGATGCGTGCAACGAAGATGGACGGTTGCCTGCGAAAGAAATCGCTGTTTGCTGCACATACTAAACACTCGATCCAAAATCCGAAACTGAGCCGAACACGGCGTGCCCTGATCCGGCCCAATGGATTCTCATATCTGCCACTCCCCAACGTCTCTCTCCAGCCGTTTAAATCccattaaattaataataataataataataataataataatatccaaTTCTTAAATAAAACCCGACCGTTGGCTATCTCCGCTCCAAGCGAAGGAAGAGGGTTCGCGAGagacagggagagagagagaggggaaaaaCGAGGCACCTTTTTCTTCATTTCCTCTGTTCTCTCCGCCCACCCAATCCGATGCATTCGCCCCTCGATCCATCCGCCGGGGCCGTCGGATGCTGCGCCTTCCTCCGCCGCCCCGCCTCCTTCTCGCGCCACCTCGGCTACCGCCCTCTCGCCCCCCTCGAGGAGCCGCCGCCGCCGGTGCGGGTGGTGGTGGGGAAGGAGCGCCGGGTGTTCCTGGTCGACCCCTTCGTCCTCGACAGCAACCCCTTCCGGATCTTGATGGAGGCGGCCGGGGACGAGCGGTCGAGGCGGAAAGGCGCCGTCTTTGTCGACGTTGACGCCATCCTGTTCGAGCACATGCTGTGGTTGGCCTACAACgaaccctcttcttcctcctcctccgcttcttTGTTCCAGCTCAACCTGAAGGAGATCATACAGTTTTATTCTCAGGACaattagaaagaaaaagagaaatcgAGATGGGTCTAAAAATTTGATTTGGTCTTTAGCTATTTCTTTTATTCTCTTTGTTTGGGAGTTGATTTATTACAAACAATGAGAGACGATAATCTAATGGAAGGGATAAACCCAGAAATTTATATGATTTCTACAACTTGTGTACTTGTAGATCCATGTATTACATATTGCAGTGTATGATTGAAATAAATCGTGAATTTCTCTGTTTCTTTTATGCATCCACATTCGATCTACATCCCTTAATCTTTTGGAGATAATTAGCCATTAGTTTGCCAACATCCAAggagaaaacttttttttttatcttttatcctcTTTCTGGTCAACCATCATGATAGATGATCTAAATATCTCAGTTTTACCACAATTCAATCAGTTGTAAGGCATTCACAATTTTTATTCAGGATTAATCTTGGGTTAATGGAAACTCTGCCCCTTTAGATTTTTACAACTATAATCCTGCATTATATTGTCTCAATTCAAAAATTGTTATAgcgaaataattttattattatagcggaataattattttttctcattATATATCAAAATGGTTCTTCATcaatatcaacttattattaaaatataaatattaaccaaagcagcataaataatagaacaataaatcaattaCAAAGTGAGACACTCAATTTTTATGTGAAAAACTCAATATGAAAAAAATCAAAggatcgtagtccacctcaaacttccactatcaccaataatgataatatgtttaCAATAAATCTTTTCCAAAATAATCAAATGATCACAATAACATCGTATCTTGGTTCAATATTaacacatcatcatcaagatttcatgaaaaaaaatatatatatcttaacTTTTTTCACCTTTTCTCTCACTATTTCTTTCTTACGCCGCCATTGTTCGTTGCACGCACGCCTTCGCTGTTCGTTGCCCTCGTTATGCacgtctttttttcttttttttcttttaataaatcagatttgggTTTATTGTCCAAATCATCTAGTCTAAACCCACATAT includes:
- the LOC135611735 gene encoding auxin-responsive protein SAUR77-like, with protein sequence MHSPLDPSAGAVGCCAFLRRPASFSRHLGYRPLAPLEEPPPPVRVVVGKERRVFLVDPFVLDSNPFRILMEAAGDERSRRKGAVFVDVDAILFEHMLWLAYNEPSSSSSSASLFQLNLKEIIQFYSQDN